In Saccharomyces cerevisiae S288C chromosome V, complete sequence, one DNA window encodes the following:
- the BRR2 gene encoding ATP-dependent RNA helicase BRR2 (RNA-dependent ATPase RNA helicase (DEIH box); required for disruption of U4/U6 base-pairing in native snRNPs to activate the spliceosome for catalysis; homologous to human U5-200kD), with amino-acid sequence MTEHETKDKAKKIREIYRYDEMSNKVLKVDKRFMNTSQNPQRDAEISQPKSMSGRISAKDMGQGLCNNINKGLKENDVAVEKTGKSASLKKIQQHNTILNSSSDFRLHYYPKDPSNVETYEQILQWVTEVLGNDIPHDLIIGTADIFIRQLKENEENEDGNIEERKEKIQHELGINIDSLKFNELVKLMKNITDYETHPDNSNKQAVAILADDEKSDEEEVTEMSNNANVLGGEINDNEDDDEEYDYNDVEVNSKKKNKRALPNIENDIIKLSDSKTSNIESVPIYSIDEFFLQRKLRSELGYKDTSVIQDLSEKILNDIETLEHNPVALEQKLVDLLKFENISLAEFILKNRSTIFWGIRLAKSTENEIPNLIEKMVAKGLNDLVEQYKFRETTHSKRELDSGDDQPQSSEAKRTKFSNPAIPPVIDLEKIKFDESSKLMTVTKVSLPEGSFKRVKPQYDEIHIPAPSKPVIDYELKEITSLPDWCQEAFPSSETTSLNPIQSKVFHAAFEGDSNMLICAPTGSGKTNIALLTVLKALSHHYNPKTKKLNLSAFKIVYIAPLKALVQEQVREFQRRLAFLGIKVAELTGDSRLSRKQIDETQVLVSTPEKWDITTRNSNNLAIVELVRLLIIDEIHLLHDDRGPVLESIVARTFWASKYGQEYPRIIGLSATLPNYEDVGRFLRVPKEGLFYFDSSFRPCPLSQQFCGIKERNSLKKLKAMNDACYEKVLESINEGNQIIVFVHSRKETSRTATWLKNKFAEENITHKLTKNDAGSKQILKTEAANVLDPSLRKLIESGIGTHHAGLTRSDRSLSEDLFADGLLQVLVCTATLAWGVNLPAHTVIIKGTDVYSPEKGSWEQLSPQDVLQMLGRAGRPRYDTFGEGIIITDQSNVQYYLSVLNQQLPIESQFVSKLVDNLNAEVVAGNIKCRNDAVNWLAYTYLYVRMLASPMLYKVPDISSDGQLKKFRESLVHSALCILKEQELVLYDAENDVIEATDLGNIASSFYINHASMDVYNRELDEHTTQIDLFRIFSMSEEFKYVSVRYEEKRELKQLLEKAPIPIREDIDDPLAKVNVLLQSYFSQLKFEGFALNSDIVFIHQNAGRLLRAMFEICLKRGWGHPTRMLLNLCKSATTKMWPTNCPLRQFKTCPVEVIKRLEASTVPWGDYLQLETPAEVGRAIRSEKYGKQVYDLLKRFPKMSVTCNAQPITRSVMRFNIEIIADWIWDMNVHGSLEPFLLMLEDTDGDSILYYDVLFITPDIVGHEFTLSFTYELKQHNQNNLPPNFFLTLISENWWHSEFEIPVSFNGFKLPKKFPPPTPLLENISISTSELGNDDFSEVFEFKTFNKIQSQVFESLYNSNDSVFVGSGKGTGKTAMAELALLNHWRQNKGRAVYINPSGEKIDFLLSDWNKRFSHLAGGKIINKLGNDPSLNLKLLAKSHVLLATPVQFELLSRRWRQRKNIQSLELMIYDDAHEISQGVYGAVYETLISRMIFIATQLEKKIRFVCLSNCLANARDFGEWAGMTKSNIYNFSPSERIEPLEINIQSFKDVEHISFNFSMLQMAFEASAAAAGNRNSSSVFLPSRKDCMEVASAFMKFSKAIEWDMLNVEEEQIVPYIEKLTDGHLRAPLKHGVGILYKGMASNDERIVKRLYEYGAVSVLLISKDCSAFACKTDEVIILGTNLYDGAEHKYMPYTINELLEMVGLASGNDSMAGKVLILTSHNMKAYYKKFLIEPLPTESYLQYIIHDTLNNEIANSIIQSKQDCVDWFTYSYFYRRIHVNPSYYGVRDTSPHGISVFLSNLVETCLNDLVESSFIEIDDTEAEVTAEVNGGDDEATEIISTLSNGLIASHYGVSFFTIQSFVSSLSNTSTLKNMLYVLSTAVEFESVPLRKGDRALLVKLSKRLPLRFPEHTSSGSVSFKVFLLLQAYFSRLELPVDFQNDLKDILEKVVPLINVVVDILSANGYLNATTAMDLAQMLIQGVWDVDNPLRQIPHFNNKILEKCKEINVETVYDIMALEDEERDEILTLTDSQLAQVAAFVNNYPNVELTYSLNNSDSLISGVKQKITIQLTRDVEPENLQVTSEKYPFDKLESWWLVLGEVSKKELYAIKKVTLNKETQQYELEFDTPTSGKHNLTIWCVCDSYLDADKELSFEINVK; translated from the coding sequence ATGACTGAGCATGAAACGAAGGATAAggccaaaaaaattagagaaaTTTATCGTTATGATGAGATGTCCAATAAGGTGTTGAAAGTTGATAAACGCTTTATGAATACCAGCCAAAATCCTCAAAGGGATGCGGAAATATCACAACCAAAATCCATGAGTGGTAGAATTAGTGCTAAGGATATGGGACAGGGCCTGTGCAATAACATTAATAAAGgactaaaagaaaatgatgtaGCCGTTGAAAAAACTGGAAAGAGCgcatcattgaaaaaaattcagcAGCATAACAccattttgaattcttcCTCCGATTTCAGGTTACATTATTATCCAAAGGATCCCTCAAATGTCGAAACTTACGAGCAGATTTTGCAGTGGGTTACAGAAGTTTTAGGCAATGATATACCCCATGATCTTATTATTGGAACTGCTGATATATTCATCAGAcaattgaaagaaaatgaggaAAATGAGGATGGTAATATTGAAGAGCGAAAGGAAAAGATCCAGCATGAGCTAGGCATCAATATAGACTCCCTGAAGTTTAACGAATTAGTTAAACTTATGAAAAACATTACCGATTATGAAACACATCCTGACAATAGCAATAAACAAGCAGTAGCAATTCTTGccgatgatgaaaaatcagatgaagaagaagtaaCAGAAATGTCCAACAATGCTAATGTTCTTGGGGGAGAAatcaatgataatgaagatgatgatgaggaaTATGATTACAATGACGTTGAAGTcaattctaaaaaaaaaaacaagagGGCATTGCCAAACATTGAAAACGATATAATTAAACTCTCCGATAGTAAAACAAGTAATATCGAGAGCGTTCCGATATACTCAATcgatgaattttttttgcagagAAAACTTCGGTCAGAGCTTGGTTACAAGGATACCTCTGTAATACAAGACCTGtcagaaaaaattttgaatgatattgaaacaCTTGAGCATAATCCAGTAGCGTTGGAGCAGAAGTTGGTTGATCTGCTTAAATTCGAGAATATATCACTGGCTGAATTTATTCTCAAGAATAGATCTACAATTTTTTGGGGCATACGACTGGCGAAGAGCACAGAGAATGAAATACCGAACTTAATAGAGAAAATGGTTGCAAAAGGTTTGAATGATCTTGTGGAACAGTATAAATTTAGAGAAACTACACACTCAAAGCGTGAACTCGATTCCGGTGACGACCAGCCACAGTCTTCGGAAGcaaaaagaacaaaattcAGTAATCCAGCAATACCGCCCGTCAtagatttggaaaagattAAATTCGACGAAAGTTCTAAATTAATGACCGTGACAAAAGTATCCCTACCGGAAGGATCATTCAAAAGGGTGAAACCACAATATGACGAAATACATATTCCAGCTCCTAGCAAACCTGTTATTGATTATGAgttgaaagaaattactTCTCTACCAGATTGGTGTCAGGAGGCGTTTCCTTCATCGGAAACAACGTCCTTAAACCCTATACAATCAAAGGTTTTTCACGCAGCATTTGAAGGTGATTCAAACATGCTAATATGTGCACCCACTGGTTCAGGTAAGACGAATATCGCGTTATTGACGGTATTGAAAGCCTTATCCCATCATTATAACCCGAAAACTAAGAAATTAAACCTTTCTGCATTTAAAATTGTTTATATAGCACCCTTGAAAGCCTTAGTACAGGAACAAGTCCGAGAATTTCAAAGGAGGTTGGCTTTTCTAGGTATAAAAGTCGCTGAATTGACTGGTGATTCTAGGCTTAGTAGAAAGCAAATTGACGAGACGCAGGTTTTGGTGTCTACGCCAGAGAAATGGGACATAACTACTagaaattcaaataatttGGCCATCGTAGAACTTGTTCGTTTGTTGATTATAGATGAAATACATTTGTTACATGATGACAGGGGACCAGTATTGGAAAGCATCGTGGCTAGGACATTTTGGGCTTCCAAATATGGCCAGGAATACCCCAGAATAATAGGCCTTTCTGCCACCTTACCAAATTATGAGGATGTCGGTAGGTTTTTAAGAGTTCCGAAGGAAGgattgttttattttgacTCCTCATTTAGACCGTGTCCTCTATCTCAACAGTTTTGTGGCATTAAGGAACGGAACTCCTTGAAAAAGCTGAAGGCTATGAATGATGCTTGTTATGAAAAGGTATTGGAATCCATCAATGAAGGTAATCAAATAATCGTGTTTGTTCATTCTCGAAAAGAAACATCACGAACAGCAACAtggttgaaaaataaatttgcTGAAGAGAACATTACTCATAAATTAACCAAAAATGATGCAGGATCGAAGCAGATTTTAAAGACAGAAGCAGCCAACGTACTCGATCCAAGTCTACGAAAGTTGATTGAAAGCGGTATAGGGACGCATCACGCAGGGCTGACCAGAAGTGACAGATCCTTATCTGAAGATTTATTTGCAGACGGGTTGTTGCAAGTATTGGTATGCACTGCGACGTTAGCATGGGGTGTTAATCTACCTGCTCATACAGTGATTATAAAAGGAACAGATGTCTATTCACCTGAAAAGGGGTCCTGGGAACAACTTTCTCCACAAGATGTACTTCAAATGTTAGGTAGAGCAGGCAGACCGAGATATGACACATTTGGCGAGGGTATTATAATAACAGACCAATCGAATGTTCAATATTATCTCTCGGTTTTAAATCAACAATTACCAATAGAATCGCaatttgtttcaaaattagTTGACAACTTAAATGCAGAAGTTGTCGCGGGTAACATTAAGTGCAGGAATGATGCTGTGAATTGGTTGGCGTATACTTACCTATATGTCAGAATGTTAGCTTCCCCTATGCTTTACAAAGTACCTGATATTTCAAGTGATGggcaattgaaaaagtttagAGAAAGCTTAGTCCATTCGGCCCTATGCATtttaaaagaacaagagtTGGTGTTATATGATGCTGAAAATGATGTAATTGAGGCGACCGATCTAGGAAATATAGCGTCGTCATTTTACATAAATCATGCTTCCATGGATGTTTACAATAGAGAGTTAGATGAACATACAACTCAGATTGATCTTTTTAGAATATTCTCAATGTCGGAAGAGTTTAAGTACGTATCGGTGAGAtatgaagagaaaagagAACTAAAACAACTTCTAGAGAAAGCACCCATTCCTATCAGAgaagatattgatgatCCTTTAGCAAAAGTGAATGTACTACTGCAGTCTTATTTTTCCCAGCTAAAGTTCGAAGGTTTTGCACTTAATTCTGATATAGTGTTTATTCACCAAAATGCTGGTAGGTTATTGCGTGCTATGTTTGAAATATGCTTGAAGAGAGGATGGGGACATCCCACACGGATGTTGTTAAATCTTTGCAAATCTGCCACAACTAAAATGTGGCCAACAAACTGTCCTTTAAGACAGTTTAAAACATGCCCTGTCGAAGTGATTAAAAGGCTGGAAGCCTCTACAGTACCGTGGGGAGATTATCTACAGCTAGAAACACCTGCCGAAGTTGGTCGTGCAATCAGATCTGAAAAATATGGAAAACAGGTTTAcgatttattgaaaagatttcCCAAAATGTCCGTAACATGCAACGCTCAGCCAATTACCCGTAGCGTTATGAGGTTCAACATTGAAATAATAGCCGACTGGATATGGGATATGAATGTACACGGTTCCCTTGAACCTTTTTTGCTCATGCTAGAAGACACTGATGGTGATTCAATACTTTATTATGACGTACTATTCATCACTCCAGATATAGTTGGTCATGAATTTACCTTATCCTTTACTTATGAGTTAAAGCAGCACAATCAAAATAACTTACCACCTAATTTCTTCCTTACTTTGATATCAGAAAATTGGTGGCACAGTGAATTCGAGATTCCAGTTTCCTTCAATGGATTTAAACTTCCGAAAAAATTTCCTCCTCCTACTCCCCTTCTGGAGAATATTAGTATTTCAACATCAGAGCTTGGCAATGATGATTTTTCCGAAgtatttgaatttaaaaCTTTCAACAAGATTCAGAGCCAGGTCTTCGAGTCTCTCTACAATTCGAATGACTCGGTCTTTGTAGGTTCAGGAAAGGGCACAGGTAAAACAGCTATGGCTGAATTAGCACTGTTAAATCATTGGAGACAGAATAAAGGAAGAGCGGTTTATATCAATCCGTCTGgggaaaaaattgattttttgctATCTGATTGGAATAAAAGGTTCTCTCATCTTGCTGGTGGtaagataataaataagCTAGGAAATGATCCTTCACTaaatttaaaattattaGCAAAAAGCCATGTTCTCTTGGCTACCCCCGTGCAATTTGAGCTTTTGTCACGTCGTTGGAGACAAAGGAAGAACATCCAAAGTTTAGAATTAATGATATATGATGACGCTCATGAGATTAGCCAAGGTGTTTACGGTGCTGTGTATGAAACGCTAATTTCTAGAATGATATTTATAGCAACCCaacttgaaaagaaaattcgattTGTTTGCCTTTCGAACTGTTTGGCAAATGCTCGTGATTTTGGTGAATGGGCTGGTATGACGAAGTCAAACATCTACAACTTTTCTCCAAGCGAAAGAATTGAGCCTCTTGAAATTAATATTCAGTCATTTAAAGATGTTGAGCACATATCATTCAATTTTTCGATGCTTCAAATGGCATTTGAAGCATCTGCTGCTGCAGCGGGAAATCGTAATTCCAGTTCGGTGTTCTTACCATCTAGAAAGGATTGTATGGAAGTTGCGTCTGCATTTatgaagttttcaaaagcaaTTGAATGGGATATGTTGAACGTTGAAGAAGAGCAAATTGTACCATACATTGAAAAGTTAACAGATGGTCATCTAAGAGCACCTTTAAAACACGGTGTTGGTATTTTGTATAAGGGGATGGCATCAAATGATGAAAGAATTGTGAAAAGGTTATACGAATATGGTGCGGTATCGGTTTTACTCATTTCTAAGGATTGTTCTGCATTCGCTTGTAAAACTGATGAAGTGATTATTTTAGGAACCAACCTTTATGATGGTGCAGAGCATAAATATATGCCATATACCATAAATGAACTTCTAGAAATGGTGGGACTAGCTAGTGGTAACGATTCAATGGCAGGCAAGGTTTTAATTTTGACAAGTCACAACATGAAGGCCTActacaaaaaattcttaaTTGAGCCTTTGCCTACTGAGAGTTACCTACAGTATATTATTCATGATACTCTGAACAACGAGATAGCAAATTCTATTATACAAAGCAAACAAGATTGTGTTGACTGGTTTACATATTCGTATTTCTATCGTCGTATCCATGTGAATCCAAGCTATTATGGCGTAAGGGATACGTCTCCACATGgaatttcagtttttttgaGTAATTTAGTTGAAACTTGTTTGAATGACTTAGTTGAATCATCCTTCATTGAAATTGACGATACAGAAGCTGAAGTAACCGCAGAAGTTAATGGAGGAGATGATGAAGCAACTGAAATCATTTCTACCTTGAGCAACGGGCTAATTGCTTCTCACTATGGCGTATCATTTTTTACTATTCAGTCATTcgtttcttctttatcgAATACGTCAACGCTCAAAAACATGCTGTATGTTCTTTCAACAGCAGTAGAATTCGAAAGTGTTCCACTCAGAAAAGGAGACAGAGCATTACTTGTCAAATTAAGTAAAAGACTACCATTGAGATTCCCTGAACACACCTCTTCTGGTTCGGTGAGctttaaagttttcttattgTTACAAGCATATTTTTCACGTCTTGAATTACCTGTCGACTTTCAAAATGATTTAAAAGACATTCTAGAAAAGGTTGTTCCACTAATTAACGTAGTGGTTGATATCCTTTCAGCAAACGGGTATTTGAATGCTACTACCGCCATGGATTTGGCGCAGATGTTGATTCAGGGTGTATGGGACGTTGATAATCCGTTGAGACAGATTCCACacttcaacaacaaaattttggaaaaatgtaaagaaattaacGTCGAGACGGTCTATGATATAATGGCCCTTGAGGATGAAGAGAGGGATGAAATTTTAACGCTTACTGATTCACAGCTTGCGCAGGTCGCCGCGTTTGTTAACAATTACCCCAACGTTGAACTTACTTATTCGTTGAATAATTCTGATTCGTTAATTTCAGGTGTAAAACAGAAAATTACCATTCAATTGACAAGAGATGTTGAACCTGAGAACTTACAAGTAACATCTGAAAAGTATCCGTTTGATAAGCTAGAAAGTTGGTGGTTGGTTTTAGGTGAAGTATCTAAAAAAGAGCTTTATGCGATCAAGAAAGTTACTTTAAATAAAGAGACTCAGCAATATGAATTGGAATTTGACACTCCGACATCTGGTAAACATAACTTAACAATTTGGTGTGTCTGTGATTCATATCTTGACGCAGATAAAGAGTTGTCCTTTGAAATAAATgtgaaataa
- the RAD24 gene encoding Rad24p (Checkpoint protein; involved in the activation of the DNA damage and meiotic pachytene checkpoints; subunit of a clamp loader that loads Rad17p-Mec3p-Ddc1p onto DNA; homolog of human and S. pombe Rad17 protein): MDSTNLNKRPLLQYSLSSLGSQITKWSSSRPTSPVRKARSTENDFLSKQDTSSILPSINDDGGEQWYEKFKPNCLEQVAIHKRKLKDVQEALDAMFLPNAKHRILLLSGPSGCSKSTVIKELSKILVPKYRQNSNGTSFRSTPNEHKVTEFRGDCIVNDLPQMESFSEFLKGARYLVMSNLSLILIEDLPNVFHIDTRRRFQQLILQWLYSSEPLLPPLVICITECEIPENDNNYRKFGIDYTFSAETIMNKEILMHPRLKRIKFNPINSTLLKKHLKFICVQNMKMLKEKNKWNKRQEVIDYIAQETGDIRSAITTLQFWATSSGSLPISTRESTISYFHAIGKVIHGSHSTNNDNEMINNLFENSNNLLSKEDFKLGILENYNTFNKGEFSISDASSIVDCLSECDNMNGLPESNEYGLREVRKTFRNISKQGHNHGTVYFPREWKVRKLQNSFKVQAEDWLNVSLYKYNAVHSFRNITLEFGYYAPLIRKCQSYKKKYILYYLKNLPSGSSGPKQTMDKFSDIMKVENGIDVVDRIGGPIEALSVEDGLAPLMDNDSNNCDHLEDQKKERDRRLRMLIDQYERNVMMANDDLEDEETSFNDDPIVDSDSDNSNNIGNETFGRSDEDESLCEILSQRQPRKAPVISESLSDSDLEIL, translated from the coding sequence ATGGATAGTACGAATTTGAACAAACGGCCCTTATTACAATATAGTCTCAGTTCATTGGGCTCGCAAATAACAAAATGGAGCTCATCTAGACCGACTTCGCCAGTTCGTAAGGCGAGAAGCACTGAAAATGACTTTCTTTCCAAGCAAGATACGTCTAGTATCCTCCCAAGTATCAACGACGACGGCGGTGAACAGTGGTACGAAAAGTTCAAGCCCAATTGTTTGGAGCAAGTGGCCAtacataaaagaaaacttaaaGATGTACAAGAAGCTTTAGATGCCATGTTTTTACCTAACGCCAAGCATAGGATCCTACTACTGTCTGGCCCCAGTGGATGCTCTAAAAGTACGGTCATAAAAGAACTCTCAAAAATCTTAGTTCCTAAATACAGACAAAACAGCAACGGAACGTCCTTTCGAAGCACCCCGAACGAGCATAAAGTGACCGAGTTTAGAGGTGATTGTATAGTCAACGATCTTCCTCAGATGGAAAGCTTTAGTGAGTTCTTAAAAGGCGCACGGTATCTTGTGATGTCCAACCTGTCATTAATACTTATCGAGGACCTTCCCAACGTCTTCCATATAGATACCAGACGTCGATTTCAACAACTTATATTACAGTGGCTATATAGTTCGGAGCCTCTATTACCTCCCCTTGTTATATGTATAACTGAATGTGAAATTCCAGAGAACGATAATAATTATCGCAAATTTGGTATTGATTATACATTTAGTGCAGAAACCATAAtgaacaaagaaatattgATGCATCCAaggttgaaaagaattaagTTTAATCCAATTAACAGCactttattaaaaaagcACTTGAAATTTATTTGTGTAcagaatatgaaaatgttgaaggagaaaaataaatggaATAAAAGACAGGAAGTCATAGATTATATTGCGCAAGAGACTGGTGATATTAGGTCGGCCATTACGACCCTTCAATTTTGGGCGACATCAAGTGGAAGTTTGCCGATTTCAACCCGAGAATCCACCATATCATACTTTCATGCCATTGGGAAGGTGATACATGGTTCCCATAGCACGAATAACGATAACGAAATGATTAATAACCTCTTCGAAAATTCGAACAATTTGTTATCGAAAGAGGATTTCAAATTAGGAATATTAGAGAACTATAACACATTTAATAAAGGCGAATTCAGCATTTCTGATGCATCATCAATTGTGGATTGCCTGAGCGAGTGTGATAATATGAATGGTCTACCAGAATCCAATGAGTATGGTTTACGAGAAGTGCGCAAAACCTTTCGTAACATCAGTAAACAAGGCCATAATCATGGAACGgtttattttccaagagAATGGAAAGTAagaaaattacaaaattcATTTAAAGTTCAAGCTGAAGATTGGTTAAATGTTAGTCTTTATAAGTACAACGCGGTACATTCTTTCAGGAATATAACTCTAGAATTTGGCTACTACGCACCTCTAATTAGAAAGTGTCAGagttataaaaaaaaatacattcTCTATTATTTGAAGAATCTTCCGAGTGGCTCCTCGGGGCCCAAACAAACCATGGACAAATTTAGTGATATAATGAAAGTTGAGAACGGAATCGACGTTGTGGATCGGATAGGCGGGCCTATCGAAGCACTATCTGTGGAGGATGGACTAGCACCATTGATGGATAATGATAGCAATAATTGTGACCATTTAGAGgatcaaaaaaaggaaagggaCAGAAGGCTTCGCATGTTGATTGACCAATATGAAAGAAATGTGATGATGGCTAACGACGATcttgaagacgaagaaacTTCTTTTAATGATGACCCTATTGTCGATAGCGATAGCGATAACAGCAATAATATTGGCAATGAAACATTTGGTAGAAGCGACGAAGACGAGTCTCTATGTGAAATTCTGTCCCAGAGACAGCCGCGTAAAGCGCCAGTTATCAGTGAGTCCCTTTCAGATTCAGATCTGGAAATACTCTAA
- the GRX4 gene encoding monothiol glutaredoxin GRX4 (Glutathione-dependent oxidoreductase and glutathione S-transferase; hydroperoxide/superoxide-radical responsive monothiol glutaredoxin subfamily member with Grx3p and Grx5p; protects cells from oxidative damage with GRX3 and GRX5; with Grx3p, promotes dissociation of Aft1p from iron regulon gene promoters and subsequent nuclear export in iron-replete conditions, regulating iron homeostasis; involved with Grx3p in Sir2p deglutathionylation, restoring deacetylase activity after disulfide stress), translating into MTVVEIKSQDQFTQLTTTNAANKLIVLYFKAQWADPCKTMSQVLEAVSEKVRQEDVRFLSIDADEHPEISDLFEIAAVPYFVFIQNGTIVKEISAADPKEFVKSLEILSNASASLANNAKGPKSTSDEESSGSSDDEEDETEEEINARLVKLVQAAPVMLFMKGSPSEPKCGFSRQLVGILREHQIRFGFFDILRDENVRQSLKKFSDWPTFPQLYINGEFQGGLDIIKESIEEDPEYFQHALQ; encoded by the coding sequence ATGACTGTGgttgaaataaaaagccAGGACCAATTTACGCAACTAACCACTACAAACGCTGCTAATAAACTCATTGTCTTATATTTTAAAGCTCAATGGGCTGATCCTTGCAAAACTATGAGCCAGGTGCTAGAAGCTGTTAGTGAAAAAGTTAGGCAAGAGGATGTCCGGTTTTTATCAATAGATGCAGACGAACATCCAGAAATATCAGACCTTTTTGAGATTGCAGCCGTACCATACTTCGTCTTCATTCAAAATGGTACTattgtaaaagaaatatcaGCCGCAGATCCTAAGGAGTTTGTGAAAAGCTTAGAAATTCTTTCGAATGCTTCTGCCTCACTAGCGAACAATGCCAAGGGTCCTAAATCTACGTCTGATGAGGAAAGCAGCGGGTCTTccgatgatgaagaggacgaaactgaagaagaaataaatgcTAGGCTGGTGAAGCTAGTACAAGCTGCACCTGTGATGCTATTCATGAAAGGAAGCCCATCAGAACCTAAATGCGGATTTTCTAGACAGTTAGTTGGTATCCTCAGAGAACACCAAATAAGGTTCGgattttttgatatattaAGAGACGAAAACGTTAGACAAAGCTTGAAGAAGTTTTCTGATTGGCCTACTTTTCCTCAGTTATATATCAATGGGGAGTTCCAGGGAGGTTTGGATATTATCAAGGAATCTATAGAAGAAGATCCTGAATATTTCCAACATGCTCTACAGTAA
- the TMT1 gene encoding trans-aconitate 3-methyltransferase (Trans-aconitate methyltransferase; cytosolic enzyme that catalyzes the methyl esterification of 3-isopropylmalate, an intermediate of the leucine biosynthetic pathway, and trans-aconitate, which inhibits the citric acid cycle), with product MSTFSASDFNSERYSSSRPSYPSDFYKMIDEYHDGERKLLVDVGCGPGTATLQMAQELKPFEQIIGSDLSATMIKTAEVIKEGSPDTYKNVSFKISSSDDFKFLGADSVDKQKIDMITAVECAHWFDFEKFQRSAYANLRKDGTIAIWGYADPIFPDYPEFDDLMIEVPYGKQGLGPYWEQPGRSRLRNMLKDSHLDPELFHDIQVSYFCAEDVRDKVKLHQHTKKPLLIRKQVTLVEFADYVRTWSAYHQWKQDPKNKDKEDVADWFIKESLRRRPELSTNTKIEVVWNTFYKLGKRV from the coding sequence ATGTCTACCTTTTCTGCTTCTGATTTCAACTCAGAAAGATATTCATCTTCAAGACCTTCTTATCCCTCCGATTTTTACAAGATGATTGATGAATACCACGACGGAGAAAGGAAATTACTCGTAGATGTTGGCTGTGGACCAGGTACTGCCACTTTACAAATGGCTCAGGAGTTAAAACCATTCGAACAAATTATCGGAAGCGATCTCTCCGCTACCATGATTAAGACTGCAGAAGTAATAAAGGAAGGAAGTCCTGATACATACAAAAACGTTTCATTTAAGATTTCTTCAAGTGATGATTTTAAATTCCTAGGCGCGGATTCAGTAGACAAACAGAAAATTGATATGATTACCGCAGTAGAATGTGCTCATTGGTTCGATttcgaaaaatttcagcGATCTGCTTATGCCAATTTGAGAAAAGATGGTACTATCGCTATTTGGGGTTATGCGGACCCAATTTTCCCGGACTACcctgaatttgatgatcTGATGATTGAAGTTCCTTACGGGAAGCAAGGACTGGGACCCTATTGGGAACAACCGGGGAGATCTCGCCTTCGTAATATGCTGAAAGACTCTCACTTAGACCCAGAACTTTTCCATGATATACAAgtttcatatttttgtGCAGAAGATGTGAGAGACAAAGTAAAACTCCACCAGCATACAAAGAAGCCATTGCTAATCAGAAAGCAGGTCACCCTAGTGGAGTTTGCAGATTATGTCAGAACCTGGAGCGCTTACCATCAGTGGAAGCAGGATCCAAAGAAcaaagataaagaagatgTAGCAGATTGGTTTATTAAAGAGTCACTAAGGAGGAGGCCGGAACTTTCCACCAACACCAAAATTGAAGTTGTTTGGAATACTTTTTACAAACTTGGCAAAAGGGTCTGA